In a genomic window of Allomeiothermus silvanus DSM 9946:
- a CDS encoding sensor histidine kinase gives MSLRLRLTLFYALLVGGVLLLAGVGLRLGLERILRSELDQSLHAALILAGPWVNSDNGQLSLSQEGELLPQLPPDLTLLLFGPQGLVEALGKKPQPLPSPREGCFTTGSWRLCGRTVEKATLLAGRPLAGLEESLAALDRILWVVAPGALLLALGLGYLLMGRALNPVRLLTQAARERAVGRIWNRPLPEPAVRDELFTLSRAFNELLQSLGELIESERRFTQDAAHELRTPLTVLLGRLEQAQEENRDPQVARALEHAHRSAGRMLALVEKLLHLARAEAGQGLLREPLLLNRLLAEEAEDLRPLFEAKGLALRVFLWEEPLEVMGDRLALGLALRNLLENALKFTAAGEVRLTLRKEGQEALLQVEDTGGGFPEEALPHVFQRFYQARVEHRRNGSGLGLALVAAIVRWHGGTVKAANLPQGAQIGVRLPLRTGSAR, from the coding sequence ATGAGCCTCCGCCTGCGGCTTACGCTCTTCTATGCCCTGCTGGTCGGGGGGGTGTTGCTGCTGGCCGGGGTGGGTCTGCGGCTGGGGTTGGAGCGCATTTTGCGCAGCGAGCTGGACCAGAGCCTGCACGCGGCGCTGATCCTGGCCGGGCCCTGGGTGAACAGCGACAACGGTCAGCTAAGCCTCAGCCAGGAGGGCGAACTGCTCCCGCAGCTACCACCGGACCTGACCTTGCTCTTGTTTGGACCTCAGGGGTTGGTGGAAGCGTTGGGCAAGAAGCCCCAGCCATTACCAAGTCCGCGGGAAGGCTGCTTTACCACCGGGAGTTGGCGGCTGTGTGGCCGCACGGTTGAAAAGGCTACCCTGCTGGCGGGTCGTCCTTTGGCAGGGCTCGAGGAAAGCCTGGCCGCGCTGGACCGGATACTGTGGGTGGTTGCGCCAGGAGCCTTGCTTCTGGCGCTGGGGCTTGGGTACTTGCTGATGGGACGGGCGCTCAACCCGGTGCGCCTGCTCACCCAAGCTGCCCGCGAGCGAGCCGTGGGCCGCATCTGGAACCGCCCTTTGCCGGAGCCTGCTGTGCGGGACGAACTTTTTACCCTGAGCCGGGCCTTCAATGAGCTGCTGCAGAGTTTGGGCGAACTCATCGAAAGCGAGCGGCGTTTTACCCAGGACGCCGCCCACGAGCTGCGCACCCCGCTCACGGTACTCCTGGGTCGGCTTGAGCAGGCTCAGGAAGAAAACCGTGACCCCCAGGTGGCCCGGGCCCTGGAGCACGCCCACCGCTCAGCAGGGCGGATGCTGGCGCTGGTGGAAAAGCTGCTGCACCTGGCCCGGGCCGAGGCCGGTCAGGGGCTGTTGCGGGAGCCGCTGCTGCTCAACCGCCTGCTCGCCGAGGAGGCGGAGGACTTGAGGCCGCTGTTCGAGGCTAAGGGTTTGGCCTTACGGGTCTTTTTGTGGGAAGAACCGCTGGAGGTGATGGGGGATCGATTGGCTTTAGGGCTGGCGCTGCGCAACCTGCTGGAGAACGCGCTCAAGTTTACCGCTGCGGGCGAAGTGCGCCTGACCTTGCGCAAAGAGGGTCAGGAGGCGCTGTTGCAGGTGGAAGACACCGGGGGAGGCTTCCCCGAGGAGGCCCTGCCCCACGTGTTCCAACGCTTTTACCAGGCCCGGGTTGAACACCGCCGCAACGGGAGCGGCCTGGGGCTGGCCCTGGTCGCGGCCATCGTGCGCTGGCACGGGGGAACCGTGAAGGCGGCCAACCTCCCCCAGGGAGCCCAGATTGGAGTTCGTTTGCCGCTGCGAACCGGATCCGCTCGCTGA
- a CDS encoding response regulator transcription factor, which yields MRILLVEDDLEVGSLVKETLEAEPYAVDWAQDGEEALGLWQSFPYDLVVLDVGLPRRDGFSLLTHLRGQGGAAPVLMLTARDGLDDRVRGLEAGADDYLIKPFHLRELRARVRALLRRSRGVSSNRVEVGRLSLDLRAKQAWWEGEPLELSAKEWLILEFLSLHPDTFYPRESLLEHVWPGEASIDPRSLDPYISRLRQKLAPEAIETRRGLGYRLVG from the coding sequence ATGCGTATTTTGCTGGTGGAGGACGACCTCGAGGTAGGGTCTTTGGTCAAGGAAACCCTCGAGGCCGAGCCCTACGCGGTGGACTGGGCCCAGGATGGCGAGGAGGCCCTGGGGCTTTGGCAGAGCTTTCCCTATGACCTGGTGGTGCTGGACGTGGGCCTGCCCCGGCGGGATGGCTTCAGCCTGCTGACCCACCTGCGCGGACAGGGCGGTGCGGCACCGGTGCTGATGCTGACCGCCCGCGACGGCCTGGACGATCGGGTACGGGGCCTGGAGGCGGGGGCCGATGATTACCTGATCAAACCCTTTCACCTGCGCGAACTCCGGGCCCGGGTACGGGCTTTGCTGCGCCGCTCCCGGGGGGTATCCAGCAACCGGGTCGAGGTCGGACGGCTCTCCCTCGATCTCCGGGCCAAGCAGGCCTGGTGGGAAGGGGAACCGCTCGAGCTTTCTGCCAAAGAGTGGCTGATTCTGGAGTTTCTCTCCCTGCACCCTGACACCTTTTACCCCCGGGAATCCCTCCTCGAACACGTCTGGCCTGGCGAGGCCAGCATCGACCCCCGTAGCCTCGACCCGTACATCTCTCGCCTGCGCCAAAAGCTGGCCCCGGAGGCCATCGAGACCCGGCGCGGACTGGGCTACCGTCTAGTGGGATGA
- a CDS encoding phosphatase PAP2 family protein, which translates to MTRSFYRTFKSLLLLVPLWLLALLFLSLLGFVGLAEDVYEREGFFFDGPVLAFLHAQQSNVWNTLALAFTQSASAPVVGGLALGVLAWAYFRRLGWPIFALSLGGAAVLNQASKLFFARARPHLFPQLTPEHDYSFPSGHTMASLALVLALYTLLAPRFPRAARWVLALGLPWALLVGLSRLYLQVHYPSDVLAGWALSVLWVIGVGLWYCWAASERG; encoded by the coding sequence ATGACTCGATCTTTCTACCGAACCTTCAAGTCGCTGCTGTTGTTGGTTCCGCTATGGCTGCTGGCCCTTTTGTTCCTGAGCCTGCTGGGGTTTGTAGGGCTGGCCGAGGACGTCTACGAACGGGAAGGGTTCTTTTTTGACGGGCCGGTGCTGGCCTTTTTGCACGCCCAGCAGAGCAACGTGTGGAACACGCTGGCCCTGGCCTTCACCCAGTCCGCCTCCGCTCCGGTGGTCGGGGGGCTCGCCCTGGGGGTGCTGGCCTGGGCGTATTTTCGTCGGCTGGGATGGCCCATTTTCGCCCTGAGCCTGGGCGGGGCAGCGGTTTTGAACCAGGCCTCCAAGCTCTTTTTTGCCCGCGCCCGGCCCCACCTCTTCCCGCAGCTCACCCCCGAACACGACTACAGCTTCCCCTCCGGCCACACCATGGCCAGCCTGGCGCTGGTGCTCGCGCTGTACACGCTGCTCGCCCCCCGCTTTCCCCGCGCGGCCCGCTGGGTTTTGGCTCTGGGCCTGCCGTGGGCCTTGTTGGTAGGCCTCTCCAGGCTCTACCTGCAAGTACACTACCCCTCGGACGTGCTGGCGGGGTGGGCCTTGAGCGTTCTGTGGGTAATCGGGGTGGGGCTTTGGTACTGCTGGGCAGCGAGCGAGAGGGGTTAG